The genomic window CAGGCCGTACAGCAGCAGGAAGGCCATCACGCCCGCCAGTCCGAGCTCCTCGCCGACGGTGGCGAAGATGAAGTCGGAGTTGGCGGCGAACTGGATGAGGTCGGAGTTGCCCTGGCCGAGGCCGGTGCCGAGGGTGCCGCCGGCGCCGAAGGACATCAGGACCTGGGTCATCTGGTCGCAGGCGACGGACGTCTCGCGGCAGACGAACGGGTCGATCCAGGCGTTGACACGGGCCTGGACGTGACCGGCGAACGACGCGACGACGACCGCGCCGCCCGCGGACATCAGGAGACCGATGACGATCCAGCTGGTCCGCTCGGTGGCGACGTACAGCATGATCACGAACATGCCGAAGAACAGCAGCGAGGTGCCGAGGTCGTTCTCGAAGATGAGGACCAGCAGGCTGATCGCCCAGATCGTGAGGATCGGGCCGAGGTCGCGGCCGCGCGGCAGGTAGAGCCCCATGAACCGGCGACTGGCCAGCGCCAGCGCGTCGCGCTTCACCATCAGGTAGCCGGAGAAGAAGACCGCGATGACGATCTTCGCGAACTCACCGGGCTGGATGGAGAAACCGCCGACGCGGATCCAGATCTTGGCGCCGAAGACGTCCGCGCCGAGGCCCGGGACGATCGGGAGGAGGAGCAGCACCAGCGACGCCACCATCGAGATGTACGTGAAGCGCTGGAGGATGCGGTGGTCCTTCATGATGAGCAGCACGCCCACGAAGAGCGCGATGCCCAGGGCCGAGTACATCAGCTGGTTGGTGGCCTGCGGCGAGAAGTCGCTGCGCGCCAGCAGCCTCGGGGACTGGTCGAGGCGCCAGATCAGCACCAGGCCGAGGCCGTTGAGCAGCGTCGCCAGCGGCAGCAGCAGCGGATCGGCGTACTTCGCGAACTTCCGCACCACGATATGGGCGATGCCCGCCATCAGGCCGAGGCCGAGCCCGTACCCGAGCATGCCCGGGGGCACCGTGCCGTCGAGCGCGAGGCCGACGTTCAGGTACGCGAAGACCGGGATGGCGACGGCGAAGCCCAGCAGCACCAGCTCGGTGTTGCGGCGGCTCGGCAGCTCGATCGCGCCGATGGTGGTCGTGTTGGTGACAACGCTCATGGTGAAGAAAGGCCCCCCTACGGGATTGCCGCTGTACCGCTCACTGCTTGCCGCAGTTCGAGGCCAGCTTCTGCTCCTCTTCCGAGAGGGTGGGGCCCGGAGTGGGAGTCGCTGCGGTCGGCTGGGTCGTGGTGGACTGGGTGGCGGGCTTGCCGGCCGTACCGCCGGCCTGGCCCTCACCGGGCGGCGCGTCGGACGCACGGTCGGCGGCGGCGCGGCGCTCCTCGTCCTTCTTGCAGGCGGACGCCTGCGAGGCGAGCTCCTGGATCTTGCCGCGCGCGTCGTCGAGGCTGCCCTCGGTGATGGTGTCCTCGACCTGCTTCTGCTGGTAGGGCGGCAGGTACTTGAGTTCGATCTCGGGATGGTCCTTTTCGACCTCCGAGAGCGAGAACCAGGCCAGGTCCTGGCTGATGCCCCGGTAGAGCGCGACGTGCTTGTCCTTGGCCCCGACGTAGTACTGGGTCTGCGTCCAGCGCCAGGCGCCGTACAGACCACCGCCGGCGATG from Streptomyces formicae includes these protein-coding regions:
- a CDS encoding FtsW/RodA/SpoVE family cell cycle protein, translated to MSVVTNTTTIGAIELPSRRNTELVLLGFAVAIPVFAYLNVGLALDGTVPPGMLGYGLGLGLMAGIAHIVVRKFAKYADPLLLPLATLLNGLGLVLIWRLDQSPRLLARSDFSPQATNQLMYSALGIALFVGVLLIMKDHRILQRFTYISMVASLVLLLLPIVPGLGADVFGAKIWIRVGGFSIQPGEFAKIVIAVFFSGYLMVKRDALALASRRFMGLYLPRGRDLGPILTIWAISLLVLIFENDLGTSLLFFGMFVIMLYVATERTSWIVIGLLMSAGGAVVVASFAGHVQARVNAWIDPFVCRETSVACDQMTQVLMSFGAGGTLGTGLGQGNSDLIQFAANSDFIFATVGEELGLAGVMAFLLLYGLIIERGIRTALAARDPFGKLFAIGLSGAFALQVFVVAGGVMGLIPLTGMTMPFLAAGGSSVIANWALVGILIRISDTARRPAPAPAPNPDAEMTQVVRP